A genomic segment from Nicotiana sylvestris chromosome 1, ASM39365v2, whole genome shotgun sequence encodes:
- the LOC138881383 gene encoding uncharacterized protein — protein sequence MSTTQNPPFANVDEFLFRLQIWWHELGEDGQKWVIKHLGTLTDIMKVKPRDDLIAALVTFWDPVHNVFRFSDFDLTPTLEEIAGYAGFDGDLRNQNLIFPKAPSVHRFFGLLNISNQIRKSNVVKGRCSFNFLYSRFGKPDGFEIHEKGLTNKQNKDTWQIHRHFAFMVAFLGIMVFPNKERTIDIRTAKVVQVLTTKENHTLAPIILSDIYRALTLCKSGAKVFEGCKILLQMWMIEHLQHHPKFMQYGPSNDNFIVSYEERIKDYKSPEGVEAWISHLRSLTASQIEWTLGWLPVREVIHMSTLNSYLLLLGLRSVQPYAPQRVLRQLGRYQVVPDDEDLSMQVIELHPEATIPEALIQQMWNGCRYLKDDTQVPDPAKGEINPGYARWFEKRSRVDDAPEPNLRRPIKRPHVQTFDDKIQERLVWGEKEKGYKATIHALKESMRNLNLEKDLQAQEAEGE from the coding sequence atgagcaccacccaaaacccaccattcgcaaatgtagatgagtttctatttcggcttcagatatggtggcatgagttaggagaagatggtcagaaatgggtcattaagcatttgggaactctcacagatattatgaaagttaaaccacgtgatgatttgattgcggcgttagtaactttttgggaccctgttcacaatgtctttcgcttctctgatttcgatcttactcctacattagaagagatagctggatatgccggttttgacggagatttaagaaaccaaaatcttatattcccaaaggctccctcagtgcatcgattctttggtcttctgaacatcagtaatcaaatcagaaaaagcaacgttgtcaaagggcgttgttctttcaacttcctgtattcaaggttcggaaagccggacggatttgaaattcatgaaaagggccttactaacaaacagaacaaagacacctggcagattcaccgtcactttgctttcatggtggcttttctgggaatcatggtcttcccaaacaaagaacgaacaattgatattcgtacagcgaaagtcgtacaggtcctcactaccaaggaaaatcacacccttgcgccgatcattctctcagataTTTATCgagcgttgactttatgtaaatcaggggcaaaagtcttcgaagggtgcaaaattttgttgcaaatgtggatgattgaacatctccaacatcaccccaagttcatgcagtatggtccaagcaatgaCAATTTCATCgtgagttatgaagaaagaataaaagattataaatctccagaaggggtggaagcctggatatctcatctaagatctttaacggcaagtcaaattgagtggactttgggatggctcccggtaagagaagtgatacacatgtcaaccttgaatagttatttgctgctattgggattgagaagcgtccagccatatgcgccacagagagttctaagacaactagggagataccaagtggtgcctgatgatgaggaTTTAAGTATGCAAGTGATCGAgttacaccccgaagccactattcccgaggctttaattcagcagatgtggaatggatgtcgatacttgaaagatgatactcaagttccagatCCTGCAAAGGGCGAaataaatccaggatatgcaaggtggtttgagaaacgatcccgcgtggatgatgcaccagaacccaaTCTTAGAAGGCCTATAAAAAGACCACATGTTCAAACCTTTGACGATAAAATTCAAGAACGATTggtttggggagaaaaggaaaagggatacaaagcgactattcatgccttaaaggaaagtatgaggaacctcaatttggagaaagacttacaagcacaagaagcagaaggtgaa